Proteins from a genomic interval of Candidatus Eisenbacteria bacterium:
- a CDS encoding ring-cleaving dioxygenase: MEPIKGLHHVTALAGEPQANVDFYVSVLGLNLVKRTVNFDDPGTYHLYYGDDVGHPGTILTFFPWPGAPQGRRGTGQATGTAFAVPPGSLDWWTDRLARHSIDFDSVEERFGERVLPFYDPEGLRLELVEQEGAKDWTYWHEGTVPSGRAIRGFHGVTLTVAGFERTAELLATMGFQAGGKEGNRFRYVSGLRERGAAIDLVCAPEMQRGLVAVGTVHHIAFRSVSDEDQLGWRRRIAKTGLDVTPVVDRQYFHSIYFRDPGGVLFEIATDPPGFTLDEEAGRLGSTLKLPPWLEPLRRRIEDMLPSIRVPQPTRT; encoded by the coding sequence ATGGAACCGATCAAGGGGCTGCATCACGTCACCGCTTTGGCCGGTGAGCCGCAAGCCAACGTGGACTTCTATGTCTCCGTGCTCGGGCTCAACCTGGTAAAGCGGACCGTCAACTTCGACGACCCGGGAACCTACCACCTCTACTATGGAGACGACGTGGGGCACCCGGGGACGATCCTCACCTTCTTCCCATGGCCCGGTGCTCCCCAGGGTCGCCGCGGCACCGGGCAGGCCACCGGAACAGCGTTTGCCGTTCCGCCGGGGAGCCTCGACTGGTGGACGGACCGCCTCGCGCGGCACTCCATCGATTTCGATTCCGTGGAGGAGCGGTTTGGAGAGCGAGTCTTGCCGTTCTACGACCCGGAAGGTCTCAGGCTCGAGCTGGTGGAGCAGGAGGGAGCCAAGGATTGGACGTACTGGCATGAGGGTACGGTGCCGTCCGGCCGCGCCATCCGAGGGTTTCACGGCGTCACCCTCACGGTCGCTGGATTCGAGCGCACCGCGGAGCTCTTGGCCACGATGGGATTTCAAGCCGGCGGGAAGGAGGGGAATCGGTTTCGCTACGTCAGCGGGCTTCGAGAGCGAGGAGCCGCCATCGACCTTGTGTGCGCGCCCGAGATGCAACGCGGGCTCGTGGCGGTGGGGACCGTGCATCACATCGCGTTCCGAAGCGTCTCGGACGAGGATCAGCTCGGATGGCGCCGGAGGATCGCCAAGACGGGACTCGATGTCACCCCGGTCGTGGACAGACAGTATTTCCACTCGATCTATTTCCGGGATCCGGGGGGCGTGCTCTTTGAAATCGCGACGGACCCGCCGGGGTTCACGCTCGACGAGGAAGCGGGGCGTCTTGGCTCGACGCTGAAGCTTCCCCCCTGGCTCGAGCCGCTGCGCAGGCGCATCGAGGACATGCTGCCTTCCATTCGCGTTCCCCAACCCACGAGAACATGA
- a CDS encoding aromatic ring-hydroxylating dioxygenase subunit alpha, whose product MTEFRPTATSYRQGARTLPGRFYTSAAILAEERERIFAREWSCVGRASRLERPGDYFLCDIAEESIIVVRDAQRSLRAFFNVCRHRGTRICREELGHLTGTIQCPYHAWTYALDGSLVGAPGMQEVEGFDKGAYPLHAAALAEWEGFLFVNIARDPKPFGDVWKAMRGRFDRYGLAGLQRGHRVVYDVGANWKLVFQNYSECLHCPTIHPKLASVLPYQSGANDLTEGLFLGGYMEIKPPNVSATMSGRACGRVVSNDIPEQDRHRAFYYSLMPNLLLSLHPDYVNYYLLTPVDPRRTRVESEWLFHPETLADPANNIQDAIDFWDLTNRQDWDIVERSQLGIASRRYEPGPYSPRESVPAAWDREYLRLMGRG is encoded by the coding sequence ATGACCGAGTTTCGCCCCACGGCAACTTCGTACCGACAAGGGGCCCGAACGCTTCCGGGGCGGTTCTACACGTCGGCGGCGATCCTGGCCGAGGAGAGGGAGCGGATTTTCGCCCGCGAATGGAGCTGCGTAGGGCGCGCTTCGCGGCTCGAACGGCCCGGCGACTACTTTCTTTGCGACATCGCCGAGGAGTCGATCATCGTCGTCCGCGACGCGCAGAGGTCGCTCCGCGCGTTCTTCAACGTCTGCCGCCACCGAGGGACCCGAATCTGCCGCGAGGAATTGGGCCATCTCACAGGGACGATTCAGTGTCCCTACCACGCGTGGACGTATGCCCTCGACGGGAGCCTGGTGGGCGCGCCGGGAATGCAGGAGGTCGAAGGGTTCGACAAGGGAGCCTATCCGCTTCACGCCGCGGCCCTCGCGGAATGGGAAGGGTTCCTGTTCGTGAACATCGCGAGGGACCCGAAGCCGTTCGGCGACGTTTGGAAGGCGATGCGCGGGAGGTTCGACCGGTACGGCCTGGCCGGGCTCCAGAGGGGGCACCGTGTGGTCTATGACGTCGGTGCCAATTGGAAGCTCGTGTTCCAGAACTACTCCGAGTGTCTCCACTGTCCGACGATCCACCCGAAGCTGGCTTCGGTGCTGCCTTATCAGAGCGGCGCGAACGATCTCACCGAGGGATTGTTCCTCGGCGGGTACATGGAGATCAAGCCACCGAACGTGAGCGCGACCATGAGCGGACGCGCGTGCGGGCGCGTCGTCAGCAACGACATCCCCGAGCAGGACCGGCACCGGGCTTTCTACTATTCCCTGATGCCGAATCTTCTTCTCAGCCTCCACCCGGACTACGTCAACTACTACCTGCTCACGCCGGTGGATCCCCGGAGAACGCGCGTCGAATCCGAGTGGCTCTTCCACCCCGAGACGCTCGCCGACCCGGCGAACAACATCCAAGACGCGATCGACTTCTGGGACCTCACCAACCGTCAGGACTGGGATATCGTCGAGCGGAGCCAGCTCGGCATCGCGTCCCGCCGATATGAGCCGGGACCCTATTCGCCGCGCGAGAGCGTTCCCGCTGCATGGGACCGTGAGTACCTCCGTCTCATGGGACGCGGTTAG
- a CDS encoding cobalamin-binding protein yields the protein MRIVSLLPSATEIVAILGLQDELVGVTHECDYPPGVERLPKVTRTLIPADAPSAEIDRLVRERLRSARALYTLDLPVLEELRPDLIVTQALCDVCAVAEEEVRAAACGLPGNPRVLNLEPMSLSQVLDSIREVGTAAGIDRRAESVLDDLTARIQAVSARTARLVRRPRVAFLEWLDPPFSSGHWTPELVRLAGGIDVVGREGEPSRTLGWAEIVDRQPEVVFIACCGFSVERTLVDLPLLRSVEGWEDLPAVRSGRVYVTSGSHYFSRPGPRLVDSLEILANALHPEAHGLPAGLPPAQRVGGSKPDPARLTGARPS from the coding sequence ATGCGCATCGTTTCGCTCCTGCCGAGCGCGACCGAGATCGTCGCGATCCTCGGCCTTCAGGACGAGCTGGTCGGCGTGACGCACGAGTGCGACTATCCGCCGGGCGTGGAACGTCTGCCGAAGGTCACGCGAACCCTCATCCCGGCGGATGCGCCCAGCGCCGAGATCGACCGGCTGGTGCGCGAGCGACTCCGTTCGGCCCGGGCCCTCTACACGTTGGACCTTCCGGTGCTCGAGGAGCTGCGGCCCGATCTCATCGTCACGCAGGCTCTCTGCGACGTCTGCGCCGTAGCCGAGGAGGAGGTCCGCGCGGCCGCGTGCGGGCTCCCGGGGAATCCGAGGGTCCTCAACCTCGAGCCGATGTCGCTGTCCCAGGTGCTGGACTCGATCCGCGAGGTGGGAACCGCGGCCGGAATCGATCGCCGAGCGGAATCCGTCTTGGACGACCTTACCGCCCGCATCCAGGCGGTCTCCGCGCGTACCGCCCGGCTTGTGCGGCGGCCGCGGGTCGCCTTCCTCGAATGGCTCGACCCGCCCTTCTCGAGCGGACACTGGACACCGGAGCTCGTCAGGCTCGCCGGAGGCATTGATGTCGTGGGGCGGGAAGGAGAGCCCTCACGCACGCTGGGGTGGGCGGAGATCGTAGACCGGCAGCCGGAGGTGGTATTCATCGCCTGTTGCGGGTTCAGCGTGGAGCGAACGCTCGTCGATCTCCCCCTGCTCCGGTCTGTCGAAGGGTGGGAGGATCTGCCGGCCGTTCGCTCCGGTCGCGTGTACGTAACGAGCGGCTCCCACTACTTCAGCCGCCCAGGACCGCGACTCGTGGACAGCCTGGAGATTCTTGCGAATGCACTGCACCCCGAGGCGCACGGGCTTCCCGCGGGATTGCCGCCGGCCCAGCGCGTGGGTGGCTCGAAGCCTGATCCCGCACGCCTGACCGGCGCACGCCCGTCCTAG